From the genome of Arvicola amphibius chromosome 9, mArvAmp1.2, whole genome shotgun sequence, one region includes:
- the Cstb gene encoding cystatin-B: MMCGAPSATQPATAETQEIADEVKSQLEEKENRKFSVFKAISFRRQVVAGINFFIKVDVGDDKFVHLRVFKALPHENKPLTLSSYQTNKEQHDELSFF; the protein is encoded by the exons ATGATGTGTGGCGCGCCGTCCGCCACGCAGCCGGCCACAGCCGAGACGCAGGAGATCGCCGACGAG GTGAAATCCCaacttgaagagaaagaaaaccggAAGTTCTCCGTCTTTAAAGCCATATCCTTCAGGCGACAGGTGGTGGCTGGCATTAACTTTTTTATCAAG gtTGATGTTGGCGATGATAAATTTGTGCACCTGAGAGTGTTCAAAGCCCTCCCTCATGAAAACAAGCCCCTGACCTTGTCTTCCTACCAGACCAACAAGGAGCAACATGACGAGCTGAGCTTCTTCTGA
- the Pdxk gene encoding pyridoxal kinase translates to MEGECRVLSIQSHVVRGYVGNRAAMFPLQVLGFEVDAVNSVQFSNHTGYTHWKGQVLSSQELHELYEGLKINSVNKYDYVLTGYTRDKSFLAMVVDIVRELKQQNSKLVYVCDPVMGDKWNGEGSMYVPQDLLPVYRDKVVPVADIITPNQFEAELLSGRKIHSEEEALEVMDMLHCMGPDTVVITSSDLPSPQGSDYLIALGSQRMRKPDGSTVTQRIRMEMRKVDAVFVGTGDLFAAMLLAWTHKHPDNLKVACEKTVSAMQHVLQRTIRCAKAQAGAGQKPSPAQLELRMVQSKKDIEDPEIVVQATVL, encoded by the exons GTTTTGGGATTTGAAGTTGATGCCGTGAACTCCGTGCAGTTTTCAAACCACACAG GCTATACCCATTGGAAGGGCCAAGTGCTGAGTTCGCAGGAGCTCCATGAACTGTATGAAGGTCTCAAGATAAACAGCGTGAATAAGTACGACTATGTGCTCACTG GTTACACGAGGGACAAGTCCTTCCTGGCCATGGTGGTGGACATCGTGCGGGAGCTGAAGCAGCAGAACTCCAAGCTCGTGTACG TGTGCGATCCTGTGATGGGGGACAAGTGGAACGGCGAAGGCTCCATG TACGTTCCCCAGGACCTCCTTCCCGTGTACAGGGACAAAGTGGTGCCCGTGGCAGACATCATCACTCCCAACCAGTTTGAGGCTGA GTTGCTGAGTGGCAGAAAAATCCACAGCGAGGAAGAAGCACTGGAG GTGATGGACATGCTACACTGCATGGGTCCGGACACAGTGGTCATCACCAGCTCTGACCTGCCCTCCCCACAAGGCAGTGACTACCTGATCGCACTGGGCAGCCAGAGGATGC GGAAGCCTGATGGCTCCACGGTGACTCAGCGCATCCGGATGGAGATGCGCAAGGTGGATGCCGTCTTCGTGGGCACTGGGGACCtgtttgctgccatgcttctggCGTGGACACACAAGCACCCGGACAATCTGAAG GTGGCCTGTGAGAAAACTGTGTCTGCCATGCAACACGTGCTGCAGAGGACCATCCGGTGTGCAAAAG CTCAAGCAGGAGCAGGACagaagcccagcccagcccagctggaGCTGAGGATGGTCCAGAGCAAAAAGGACATCGAGGACCCCGAGATCGTCGTGCAGGCCACGGTGCTGTGA